The Paenibacillus sophorae genome has a segment encoding these proteins:
- a CDS encoding glycoside hydrolase family 32 protein, which translates to MRVRVKCISNQARGVLFAVLVGLLFSFGFVGSKAAFANSELNRPEYHITPQAEWMNDVQRPLYINGQHHLYYLYNDDYSWGGNGTEWAHAVSTDLVHWERKPVAIEKYKTPYGDPWTGSTVIDENNTAGFGKNAVIALVTMPYEGQSTHLWYSTDGGNSFKHYNIVQHNPTGSADFRDPKIIWHEQTQKWVMLLAERDKVGFYTSSNLKDWEYTSSFVRQDIGIIECPDIFQLNVDGNSDNKKWVLMIGGNGFNYGVTTGSSYFVGDFDGREFHAETPVKWLEQGADSYTGVTWDAPYTNGNFRYFISWMNNWNYAGKLPWDTFNGNTSIVREIRLKTTPDGLKLVQEPVWNLLDNFPIIMDIRGEDIYTGQENIFKDFHGLSYSIEAQIDVADLTEGKFGFSVRDGDGQHADLTYDKSINEFVFNRESSRIKIDVEEFKRPQRVIVAPKEGKIKLEILVDRNAVEVFINDGEYVLSNLILNDLSSDGLRLWTDGHLHLDYLKLRDSNEFTIS; encoded by the coding sequence ATGAGAGTGAGAGTAAAATGTATAAGTAATCAAGCAAGAGGTGTACTATTCGCAGTCCTTGTTGGATTATTATTTTCTTTTGGATTCGTCGGATCGAAAGCAGCCTTTGCAAATTCTGAATTAAATCGTCCGGAGTATCACATTACTCCTCAAGCAGAGTGGATGAACGACGTCCAAAGACCTTTATACATCAACGGTCAACACCATTTATACTATCTTTATAACGACGACTATTCATGGGGTGGAAATGGTACAGAGTGGGCTCATGCGGTGTCTACGGATTTAGTTCACTGGGAGAGGAAACCGGTAGCTATAGAAAAATATAAAACTCCGTATGGAGACCCTTGGACGGGCAGTACGGTTATCGATGAAAATAACACAGCAGGGTTTGGCAAAAATGCTGTAATTGCGTTAGTAACGATGCCATATGAAGGACAATCTACTCACCTTTGGTATAGTACAGATGGCGGAAATTCCTTTAAACATTATAATATCGTCCAGCATAACCCAACAGGAAGTGCCGATTTTAGAGATCCCAAAATCATTTGGCATGAACAAACACAGAAGTGGGTCATGCTATTAGCAGAAAGAGATAAAGTGGGGTTTTATACATCTTCTAACTTAAAAGACTGGGAGTATACTTCTTCTTTTGTAAGACAGGATATTGGAATTATTGAATGTCCTGATATTTTTCAATTGAACGTAGATGGAAATAGCGACAATAAAAAATGGGTCTTAATGATCGGGGGTAATGGGTTTAATTATGGTGTAACAACTGGTTCCAGTTATTTTGTAGGTGATTTTGATGGAAGGGAGTTTCATGCTGAAACTCCTGTCAAATGGCTGGAACAGGGCGCAGACTCCTATACAGGGGTTACTTGGGATGCTCCGTATACAAATGGGAACTTCAGGTACTTTATTTCGTGGATGAATAATTGGAATTACGCAGGTAAGCTTCCGTGGGATACGTTCAATGGAAATACGAGTATTGTAAGAGAAATACGGTTAAAAACAACACCTGACGGATTAAAGCTGGTGCAAGAACCAGTATGGAATCTTCTAGACAATTTTCCTATAATTATGGATATAAGAGGGGAAGATATATACACGGGTCAAGAGAATATTTTTAAAGATTTTCATGGACTTTCTTATTCTATTGAGGCCCAAATAGATGTCGCGGACTTAACGGAAGGGAAGTTTGGGTTTTCTGTTAGAGATGGGGACGGGCAGCATGCAGATCTGACATATGATAAATCAATAAATGAATTTGTGTTTAATAGGGAAAGTTCAAGGATAAAGATTGATGTTGAGGAGTTCAAGAGACCGCAAAGAGTGATCGTAGCCCCGAAAGAGGGGAAAATTAAGCTGGAAATATTAGTGGACAGGAATGCCGTCGAAGTATTTATCAATGACGGGGAATACGTGCTGAGTAACTTAATATTAAATGATTTGTCTTCAGATGGATTGAGATTATGGACAGATGGACATTTACATTTAGATTACCTAAAACTAAGGGATTCTAATGAATTTACGATCAGCTAA
- a CDS encoding helix-turn-helix domain-containing protein, whose product MQKPPYQVAQKLMILQAMESGQISIRAAAKIYGIGRTTLAEWQPRYEVYGYAGLETRTRNRRYSAEFKLQAVLDYLSGSLSQSQIIDKYQIVSRTQLRNWVKTYNDHSSIKIYSGGTKAMTKGRTTTWQERIDIVLYCLAQQHDYQKTADHFQVSYQQVYQWVKKYERGGEDALRDGRGGEKRNPKRPPKRNTTSSQ is encoded by the coding sequence ATGCAAAAACCACCATATCAAGTTGCGCAGAAACTCATGATCCTACAAGCAATGGAAAGTGGGCAGATAAGTATCAGGGCAGCCGCGAAGATCTATGGCATCGGGAGAACAACCTTGGCAGAGTGGCAGCCGCGATATGAGGTGTATGGCTATGCCGGGCTGGAGACTCGGACCCGTAATCGAAGGTATTCCGCAGAGTTCAAGCTTCAAGCGGTACTGGATTATCTTTCGGGGAGTTTGTCCCAATCCCAAATTATCGATAAATACCAAATCGTCAGCCGAACCCAACTTCGCAATTGGGTGAAGACGTATAATGATCATAGCAGCATAAAAATCTATTCAGGTGGAACAAAGGCTATGACCAAGGGGCGGACGACAACGTGGCAGGAGCGGATAGACATCGTGCTCTATTGCCTTGCACAGCAACACGACTATCAGAAGACAGCGGACCATTTTCAGGTTTCGTACCAGCAGGTGTACCAATGGGTCAAGAAGTACGAGAGGGGTGGCGAGGATGCGCTCCGGGATGGCCGGGGGGGCGAAAAAAGGAACCCGAAGAGACCACCGAAACGGAACACCACAAGCTCGCAATGA
- a CDS encoding IS3 family transposase — MYGYRRLTLHLRRQTEQALNPKRIRRLMKIRGIQSVIRRARKAYARSTPQQVAENLLNRKFHASAPNKK, encoded by the coding sequence ATCTACGGATACCGCCGACTAACCCTGCATCTGCGCCGGCAGACGGAACAAGCGTTGAATCCCAAGCGAATCCGCCGGCTGATGAAGATTCGAGGCATTCAGTCGGTGATCCGCAGAGCGCGAAAAGCCTATGCCCGATCCACCCCGCAGCAGGTGGCAGAGAATCTGCTGAACCGTAAGTTCCATGCGTCGGCTCCCAATAAAAAATAG
- a CDS encoding IS3 family transposase, whose amino-acid sequence MSRVGRCIDNGPMKSFWGTLKCERYYLHSYSTFEELQHDMEDYIHFYNNERLQAKLNGLIPMEFRTKAA is encoded by the coding sequence ATGTCCCGAGTGGGTCGATGTATCGATAACGGTCCCATGAAGTCCTTTTGGGGAACCCTCAAGTGTGAGCGGTATTACTTGCATTCTTACTCGACCTTTGAGGAACTTCAGCACGATATGGAGGACTATATCCATTTTTACAATAACGAACGGTTGCAAGCCAAATTAAACGGCCTTATTCCCATGGAATTCAGGACCAAGGCCGCCTAA
- a CDS encoding DUF4177 domain-containing protein translates to MYKYEFVSISVGTLSGKLKEDYRQVIEQHSARGWKLHSIVPMPVLAGGQVSTLELIFERFEQ, encoded by the coding sequence ATGTATAAATATGAATTTGTATCCATTTCCGTAGGAACGCTGAGTGGCAAGTTGAAGGAAGATTACCGGCAGGTGATCGAGCAGCATTCAGCAAGGGGATGGAAGTTGCACAGCATTGTCCCGATGCCAGTGCTGGCGGGGGGCCAGGTGTCAACGTTGGAGCTAATCTTCGAACGTTTTGAACAATAA
- a CDS encoding S8 family peptidase: MKKKKPLASLLLLMVCALLAATPFRTVSAVDVGNSQSETIFVLLDRPHQMKTIDSLLSKSQLTADKIQEIGFLKLQGTSEELDRWLKKSASEVDFSWYKDPGESAEAKMLQNRNYWDLHGMEELNAYLWYAEAQTNHYTTYDIQEGNPKVKIALLDSGVDLANEHFGQTILTVDSWNYVDGNNSVQDENGHGTQVAGVLSLLAPKISIVPYKIMNNGGGNSFALLSAIVRAANDGNQVINISAGSYIRLDDAGRILREAYQRAVDYADKMNAIIVASAGNRGTGDKSNAASNEIHAPSMLEHVISVGAVMKSNRLAPYSNYGPYIDFVAYGGYFGDDFDTTGNVNVTDLMLTAFPKSLPNTALDIMLNIPQGYSLSFGTSLAAPQVSATAALLISNYYDRHHHYPQADNIFRLLKQSAVDLGDPGRDDKFGYGEVIVDQALKLKN; encoded by the coding sequence TTGAAAAAGAAAAAACCGCTGGCGTCCCTGTTGCTGCTCATGGTGTGCGCGCTCCTTGCAGCCACGCCTTTCAGAACGGTCAGCGCTGTGGATGTGGGAAACAGTCAGTCGGAGACGATATTTGTTCTGCTGGACAGACCGCACCAAATGAAAACGATCGATTCTCTTCTAAGTAAAAGTCAGCTTACGGCAGATAAAATTCAGGAAATTGGCTTCCTAAAGTTGCAAGGAACTTCTGAGGAATTGGATAGGTGGCTGAAGAAATCCGCAAGCGAGGTGGATTTTTCCTGGTATAAGGACCCCGGAGAATCCGCAGAAGCCAAAATGCTTCAAAACAGAAACTACTGGGATTTGCATGGAATGGAAGAACTGAATGCGTATTTATGGTATGCGGAAGCACAAACTAATCATTATACGACATATGATATTCAGGAAGGCAATCCTAAGGTCAAGATAGCTTTGCTGGACAGTGGTGTGGATTTAGCGAATGAGCATTTTGGACAGACAATTCTTACAGTGGACAGCTGGAATTATGTTGACGGCAACAATAGTGTTCAGGATGAGAATGGCCATGGTACTCAGGTAGCAGGCGTTTTGAGTCTGCTGGCTCCGAAGATCAGCATTGTCCCTTACAAAATCATGAATAATGGTGGCGGGAACAGCTTCGCACTTCTAAGCGCCATCGTTCGGGCAGCCAATGACGGGAACCAGGTGATCAATATCAGTGCTGGCAGTTATATCCGATTGGATGATGCAGGGCGTATTCTGCGGGAAGCTTACCAACGGGCGGTCGATTATGCAGATAAAATGAATGCCATTATTGTGGCGTCTGCTGGAAACCGTGGGACCGGTGATAAATCCAATGCTGCGTCAAATGAAATTCATGCCCCCAGTATGCTGGAGCATGTCATCAGTGTCGGTGCGGTAATGAAGAGCAATCGGCTGGCTCCTTATTCCAACTATGGCCCATATATTGATTTTGTCGCTTACGGCGGGTATTTTGGCGACGACTTCGATACGACCGGAAATGTGAACGTGACGGATCTGATGTTGACGGCATTTCCCAAGTCGTTACCGAACACTGCATTGGATATTATGCTGAATATTCCGCAAGGCTACTCCCTTTCCTTCGGAACGAGTCTGGCTGCGCCGCAAGTATCAGCAACGGCAGCTCTGCTGATTTCGAACTATTACGACAGGCATCATCATTATCCGCAAGCCGATAATATTTTCCGCCTTCTGAAGCAAAGTGCTGTCGATCTTGGCGATCCAGGTAGGGATGACAAATTTGGCTACGGTGAGGTTATTGTGGACCAGGCTCTTAAACTGAAGAACTGA
- a CDS encoding peptidase domain-containing ABC transporter: MFINRTPFVEQMQQTECGICCISMVAGKYNAHKTLRELRNMAGIGRDGVTLYTMRNTAVRLGFKAKVFRAELHQLSQLRLPVIAHWNENHYVVIDKINKNSIKIIDPAVGRQTISYEEFQKSYNFIVLEMTPTEQVVPQKRVSVWGKFLKYLMEIPKKVTIVIIIAIIYQLGTLGMPILVQYLIDNIITANKFQLLSIFMVSVIFLTIVQGFVQFFRGKFIIVLNNTLDKRMMQHFFSHILKLPYQFFQLRSFGDLLFRASSLRIIREMLSSKLVLGLLDFSAITFITIYMLNKSLVLTSLVVGLSLLNVLMLILTKRRLKEVNQDEILKTSQLQSYQTEFLYGIFGIKTAGIEKETYHRWASFLDQLIQAYKNKEGFMNMIASLSGTLQMMSPLLVLWIGAMLVFNNQLSLGELIAFYSLSNNFFSMSGSIVQTINSFMLTGAYLERVQDVLDEPLEHTDDDKESITEFKGNIRLDNVSFRYSEHSDWVVKDISLDIVSGQKIAIVGQSGAGKSTLAKLILGLYMPSNGKVYFDGKDIRELNLSALRKQIGVVPQDVSLFNRSIKDNISLYKEDVSLEEIQSVTKMAEIYEDIVRMPMGFNTMVSELGMNISGGQRQRIALARALLNKPSVILLDEATSSLDHQNEKRIDHFLRRLKCTRVVIAHKLTTIMDSDLIIVMENGEITALGTHHDLLKKSEFYAEFYAKFQEHAYSPV, encoded by the coding sequence ATGTTCATAAATAGAACGCCGTTTGTGGAACAAATGCAGCAGACGGAGTGTGGCATATGCTGTATTTCGATGGTTGCCGGGAAATACAATGCCCACAAGACCCTAAGGGAACTGCGGAACATGGCGGGCATAGGCCGTGACGGTGTCACACTGTACACGATGCGAAATACGGCCGTCCGGTTAGGCTTCAAGGCCAAGGTATTCCGGGCGGAATTGCATCAGTTGTCGCAGCTTCGGCTGCCGGTGATTGCCCATTGGAACGAGAATCATTATGTAGTCATCGATAAAATAAACAAAAACAGCATAAAAATTATCGATCCGGCTGTGGGCAGACAAACGATTTCCTATGAGGAATTTCAGAAAAGCTATAATTTCATTGTTTTGGAAATGACCCCGACGGAACAAGTCGTTCCGCAAAAAAGAGTATCGGTTTGGGGCAAGTTTCTGAAGTATCTTATGGAAATCCCTAAAAAAGTGACTATTGTCATTATAATAGCAATTATCTACCAGTTAGGAACACTTGGGATGCCCATCTTGGTCCAATATCTCATTGATAACATTATTACGGCCAATAAATTTCAATTACTGTCCATCTTTATGGTGAGCGTTATCTTTTTGACGATCGTTCAAGGTTTTGTTCAATTTTTCCGAGGCAAATTCATCATTGTACTGAACAATACGTTGGATAAAAGGATGATGCAGCATTTCTTTTCTCATATCTTGAAACTCCCTTACCAGTTCTTTCAATTAAGGTCGTTTGGGGATCTGTTATTCAGGGCGAGTAGCCTCCGGATTATCAGAGAGATGCTCTCTTCTAAGCTTGTACTTGGATTGCTTGATTTCAGTGCGATTACATTTATTACAATTTACATGCTTAATAAATCCTTAGTCTTAACTAGTCTGGTGGTCGGGCTGTCGCTGTTGAATGTTCTGATGCTGATCCTTACCAAACGCAGGTTAAAAGAGGTAAATCAAGACGAAATTCTGAAAACCTCCCAACTTCAGAGCTATCAAACCGAGTTTTTGTACGGTATCTTCGGAATTAAAACGGCAGGCATAGAGAAGGAAACTTACCACCGCTGGGCCTCCTTTCTCGATCAACTGATTCAGGCTTACAAAAACAAGGAAGGGTTCATGAATATGATCGCTTCCCTTTCCGGAACACTCCAAATGATGTCGCCGCTTCTGGTACTGTGGATCGGGGCCATGCTGGTATTTAACAACCAGCTTTCGCTGGGGGAACTGATCGCGTTCTACTCGCTTTCGAATAACTTCTTCAGTATGAGCGGTTCCATCGTCCAAACGATCAACTCGTTTATGTTGACAGGCGCTTATCTTGAGCGGGTCCAGGATGTACTGGACGAGCCGTTGGAGCATACGGACGATGACAAGGAGAGCATTACTGAGTTCAAAGGCAACATCCGCCTAGACAATGTGTCATTCCGATACAGCGAGCACAGCGATTGGGTGGTCAAGGACATTAGCCTTGATATTGTATCCGGCCAGAAAATAGCAATTGTCGGGCAGTCCGGTGCAGGCAAAAGCACCTTGGCCAAGCTAATTCTAGGCCTGTATATGCCGTCGAATGGTAAGGTTTATTTTGACGGCAAGGATATCCGCGAATTGAATCTGAGCGCCTTGCGTAAGCAAATTGGCGTTGTTCCACAGGATGTCTCTCTGTTCAACCGAAGCATTAAAGATAATATCTCTTTGTATAAGGAAGATGTCAGTCTGGAGGAAATTCAAAGCGTCACAAAGATGGCTGAAATCTATGAGGATATTGTCAGAATGCCGATGGGATTTAACACCATGGTATCGGAACTAGGAATGAACATCTCCGGTGGACAAAGACAGCGAATCGCTCTCGCCAGGGCGCTGCTAAACAAGCCGTCTGTCATTCTGCTGGATGAAGCAACCAGTTCCCTGGATCATCAGAATGAAAAGCGCATTGATCATTTTTTAAGACGGCTAAAATGTACCCGGGTGGTGATTGCCCATAAGCTCACGACCATTATGGACTCGGATCTCATCATCGTAATGGAGAATGGAGAAATTACGGCCCTGGGAACGCATCATGACCTACTGAAGAAAAGTGAGTTCTATGCGGAATTTTACGCTAAATTTCAAGAGCATGCGTATTCACCCGTTTGA
- a CDS encoding type 2 lanthipeptide synthetase LanM family protein, with the protein MMNKLQSAFKQSAYLRELAPFSTEMENVDEGTVNYNISEKALYNKLSSLRLTKQNYEHIIRNYPQLIENHLPEWVQVLRKITAYDPKAVSHIKYELPHKSFVTYFTPFILYVQNEMEDFFKSLSRENSLVKTKIDIHQYMECVISIIHSDIDKLSTKMLIAELNIARMEGSLKGSDGEERYIYFVEQYLGDSENFAGIFEVYPVLGRVLCERLVQLIEIHKTLVKHFLMDYETIEETFGFRSPRLTGVKGDLGDSHKKGRSVEIIETTAGKLVYKPRSLAVDSHFTEIVAWVNASGVKHSLRAAKVLDREQYGWQEFIQYDDCIDEAQIQRFFYRQGMNVALLYAFRSVDFHNENLIAAGEYPILIDLETLFDNQIDLFQNQNQLHITALELKNSVLSSMMLPVKFNHDQALDYDLSGIAGRGGQKSKRNKGYTISNFGTDAMAFVETELVTKNKLNVPAINGQDIQIFDYKEYLLEGFRDTYRSIESHKFEFESLLNMFSKDEVRHVFRPTHVYGKFLEASTHPKYLQRGIDREGLFDYMWSITEWSELANVFVRSEINDLVVHDIPYFTFLVGGKHLYNSAGKEYRDFYKESSLALTKSRIRSFSEADRLKQERYISLSLATLIDNVWNGISEQPAELPTPVHLRDEIVTIADGMLAKALYDKKGRSPFWISTSVGNEDDIFLSPLPPGVYDGIGGIAIFYAQLGVFLKSAEYERTAKSILNVLMGEEKFWLANMDSTSAFFGIGAFVYVYSYLGCLWNDSSLLHRAVGLLPAIEKLLPLEEEIDIIRGHAGLLKVLANLYRAYPADEVIRVLQILSERYLQQIRNTVIHSDSGRSAGFAHGISGIAFSLAHVYCVLPSSDIQRTIMKLVEIENRFYVGSERKWLDLRENKHALAANYWCHGSYGILLARAHIHALLPSFPAELLMIDRLLNDLSETEGATGHSMCHGELGNRNVLLDVHRLLQGAKLAGEAEWMQLNKTPDRPWRTGMHPDIESLGLFTGISGIAFGMLRLLDPEIPSILALDIPLNEVDVCS; encoded by the coding sequence ATGATGAATAAGCTTCAATCCGCGTTTAAGCAGAGCGCTTACCTGCGTGAACTGGCTCCCTTTTCAACCGAGATGGAGAATGTCGACGAGGGTACGGTTAATTACAATATTTCCGAGAAAGCGCTATACAATAAGCTGAGTTCGCTTCGTCTGACTAAGCAAAACTATGAACATATAATCCGGAATTACCCGCAACTGATAGAGAATCATTTGCCGGAATGGGTTCAAGTCTTACGAAAAATTACAGCTTATGATCCAAAAGCTGTCTCGCATATAAAATACGAGCTCCCCCATAAATCCTTTGTTACTTATTTCACCCCATTTATTCTTTATGTCCAGAATGAAATGGAAGATTTCTTCAAATCACTGTCCCGAGAAAATAGTCTGGTGAAAACTAAGATTGATATCCATCAATACATGGAATGCGTTATTTCCATTATCCATAGCGACATTGATAAGCTATCGACCAAGATGCTGATTGCCGAGCTGAATATAGCAAGAATGGAAGGAAGTCTGAAGGGCAGCGACGGTGAAGAACGCTATATTTATTTTGTTGAGCAGTACTTGGGGGATTCCGAGAATTTCGCGGGAATTTTTGAGGTGTACCCTGTACTGGGAAGAGTTCTCTGTGAACGGCTTGTTCAATTGATTGAAATACATAAAACGCTGGTAAAGCATTTCCTGATGGATTACGAAACAATTGAAGAAACATTCGGCTTCCGCTCACCCCGCTTGACCGGGGTCAAAGGAGATTTGGGCGATTCCCATAAGAAGGGGCGCAGTGTGGAAATTATTGAGACGACTGCGGGCAAGCTAGTTTACAAACCGCGCTCGCTCGCGGTTGACTCCCATTTTACTGAGATCGTGGCTTGGGTGAATGCGAGCGGCGTGAAGCATTCTTTGCGTGCTGCCAAAGTACTAGACCGTGAGCAATACGGCTGGCAGGAATTTATTCAATATGACGATTGTATCGACGAAGCGCAGATCCAGCGTTTCTTTTACAGACAGGGAATGAATGTGGCTCTTCTTTATGCTTTCCGTTCCGTCGATTTTCATAATGAGAATTTGATTGCAGCGGGTGAGTATCCGATCCTGATCGATTTAGAGACTTTGTTCGATAATCAAATTGATTTGTTCCAAAACCAGAACCAGCTTCATATCACTGCGCTGGAGCTGAAGAATTCCGTGCTGTCTTCGATGATGCTGCCGGTCAAATTCAATCACGATCAGGCCTTGGACTACGATTTGAGTGGTATTGCGGGCAGAGGAGGACAAAAGTCCAAAAGGAACAAAGGTTATACCATCAGCAACTTTGGCACGGATGCGATGGCCTTTGTCGAGACGGAGCTGGTGACAAAAAATAAGCTGAATGTTCCTGCTATCAACGGACAGGATATTCAGATTTTTGACTATAAAGAGTATTTGCTGGAAGGCTTCCGCGACACGTACCGCTCAATCGAATCCCATAAATTTGAATTCGAGTCCCTGTTGAACATGTTCAGCAAGGATGAAGTCCGGCATGTCTTCCGACCTACACATGTGTATGGAAAATTCCTAGAGGCGAGCACCCATCCAAAGTATTTGCAAAGGGGGATTGACCGGGAAGGCTTGTTTGATTATATGTGGTCCATTACGGAATGGTCCGAACTCGCCAATGTGTTTGTCCGTTCCGAAATCAATGATTTGGTCGTCCATGACATTCCTTATTTCACTTTCCTTGTGGGTGGCAAACATCTGTATAACTCAGCGGGCAAAGAATACAGGGACTTCTATAAAGAAAGTAGCCTGGCATTGACCAAATCGCGTATCCGCTCCTTCTCGGAAGCAGATCGTCTGAAGCAAGAGCGGTATATCTCGCTGTCGCTGGCTACGCTGATCGACAACGTCTGGAACGGCATTTCAGAACAACCGGCAGAACTGCCCACGCCGGTTCATCTAAGGGATGAAATTGTAACAATTGCTGACGGGATGTTAGCCAAGGCCTTATATGATAAGAAGGGTAGAAGCCCCTTTTGGATCAGTACCAGTGTCGGAAATGAAGACGACATATTCCTGTCACCGCTCCCACCGGGCGTGTATGACGGCATCGGAGGAATAGCGATCTTTTATGCTCAACTGGGTGTTTTCTTAAAGTCGGCGGAATATGAGAGAACCGCAAAATCGATCTTGAACGTGCTTATGGGTGAAGAAAAGTTTTGGTTGGCTAATATGGACTCGACCTCGGCATTTTTTGGGATTGGGGCGTTTGTTTACGTGTATTCTTACTTGGGCTGCTTGTGGAATGATTCGTCCTTGCTTCATAGGGCCGTTGGTCTGCTCCCCGCAATTGAAAAGCTTCTCCCGCTCGAAGAAGAGATAGATATTATCAGGGGCCATGCCGGTTTATTAAAGGTATTGGCTAACCTTTACCGTGCATATCCGGCCGATGAAGTCATTCGGGTGCTTCAGATCCTATCGGAACGATATTTGCAGCAAATTAGAAATACTGTAATTCATTCGGACAGCGGGCGGTCCGCCGGATTTGCCCATGGCATCAGTGGGATTGCCTTTTCCTTGGCCCATGTCTATTGTGTGCTTCCGTCAAGCGATATTCAGCGTACGATCATGAAACTGGTGGAGATAGAAAATCGCTTTTATGTGGGATCGGAGCGGAAATGGTTAGACTTGCGGGAGAACAAACATGCGCTAGCCGCTAATTATTGGTGTCACGGTTCATACGGTATTCTGTTGGCTCGAGCCCATATCCATGCTCTGCTGCCCAGCTTCCCAGCCGAGCTTCTGATGATTGACCGTTTGCTGAACGACCTTTCCGAAACGGAGGGAGCCACTGGGCATTCGATGTGTCATGGAGAACTGGGGAACCGCAATGTTCTCCTGGATGTACACCGTTTGTTGCAAGGAGCGAAGCTGGCCGGTGAAGCTGAGTGGATGCAGCTTAACAAAACACCGGACAGACCATGGAGAACCGGGATGCATCCTGATATCGAGTCGCTTGGTCTGTTTACTGGAATTAGCGGAATTGCTTTTGGTATGCTGCGGCTCCTTGACCCTGAGATTCCATCTATTCTGGCGCTGGATATCCCGCTGAATGAGGTAGATGTATGTTCATAA
- a CDS encoding class II lanthipeptide, LchA2/BrtA2 family: MISMKNSKIRNEFLKTSKTVGVVTEEELKMLTGGAGDVNPETTILTTSSWTCITAGVTVSASLCPTTKCTSQC; encoded by the coding sequence ATGATTTCTATGAAAAATTCGAAGATCCGTAATGAGTTTCTGAAAACTAGTAAAACTGTAGGTGTAGTTACAGAGGAAGAATTGAAAATGCTCACTGGGGGAGCAGGCGATGTAAATCCGGAAACTACTATACTGACTACATCTTCATGGACTTGTATTACAGCGGGAGTAACGGTGTCGGCAAGCCTTTGCCCAACTACCAAATGCACTAGCCAATGCTAA
- a CDS encoding plantaricin C family lantibiotic, with the protein MYDKALVTAWKNPMARKGLGAIHHPSGDVLAELKEEDLQDFTGGFDTNTLTTSTSILISMTLGNNGWVCTATKECMPSCN; encoded by the coding sequence ATGTACGACAAAGCATTGGTAACAGCATGGAAAAACCCGATGGCGAGAAAAGGCCTTGGTGCTATCCATCATCCTTCCGGTGATGTATTAGCGGAACTGAAAGAAGAAGACTTGCAGGATTTTACTGGTGGTTTTGACACCAACACTTTGACTACAAGCACAAGCATCTTGATCAGCATGACACTGGGCAACAATGGTTGGGTTTGTACAGCCACCAAAGAATGTATGCCTAGCTGCAACTAA